ACTTCCTTCACGTCGTACGGACGTTTCAGATTCGTTCCGACGATACCGTAGATGTCGTCAATGGCATGTACAGGCAGCTCAATTTTTTTGCTGACTTTTACATCCATAGGTGGTTGTAGATTTAAATCTTTCACAACTTGACGCGCAAGATACAAAGCATGCGTGTCGTCTATCGCGTAATGATCGGTTACACCCGAttgtctaaaattttaattataactgaGTACTTACAAATACGATCAGCATGGCGTTTAAGACAATTACCGACAATGAAGAGTGGCTCCTCCCAAGTCCTCTGCTGAAACCTCTTCACCGGTCGAAGCCTTTACTAGCGGTGGACCAGCCAGAAATATCGTACCTTGATTGGCAACAATAATATTCTCATCCGCCATAGCAGGAATATATGCACCACCTgtaatatgaattataaatgatgtaaaaattcatatataaacttatataaaatttaaaaaagtgtatttattacaaacCTGCCGTGCAACTTCCCATAACAACTGCAATTTGGGCTATTCCTTTAGCACTCATGTTTGCTTGATTGTAGAAACTTCTACCAAAGTGCATTTTGTCAGGGAACACATCAGCCTGCTTAGGCAAATATGCACCTCCActgtcaattaaatatatacaaggtAATTTATTTTCCTCCGCAATTTCTTGAGCTCGCAAATGCTTTTTAACAGTGACAGGGTAATACGTGCCACCTTTTACAGTAGCATCATTTGTAATTACCATACATTCAGTACtggaaaaataagaaaatatttgattgaaaCACCAATATtagaagagaagaaaatattaattttgtcatcCATCAGAATACCCTTCTATTCTTCCGATGCCAGTAATAAGTCCACCAGCTGGCACTTCGTCCTTGCCATACATCTCGTAACCAGCTAATTGCGAGAATTCCAAGAAAggtgaatttttatctaaaagaGTGTTTATACGTTCCCGAGGTAAGAGCTTTCCTTTGCTTACATGTCGATCCTTGGCTTTATGTCCGCCACCCTCAACTATCTTTTCCACAGTGTTCTTCAACTGATCAACAAGATTTTTCATATGCGTGTAATTTTcctgtaacataaaaaataattgcacttGTGATATAACTTATGTAGACacatttattcatattaaaaaatttatataattaaatcaaaaacatATGTTTTCAATATGACTATTcacaatatttacaaattcacatgttaatctttatttttatatgcatttattttaagcatttacattattttcctttttctttaactCATCCTGctattattacatttctcAGAAAAGTGgcgcaaatataattaattaaaaaagcaaataaaaacgAAATGCACAAGTGCATTTCCTAACCTGATAAACCGGTGAGCTGGTGTCCGGTGTGGTGCCGATGACGGACGCTTCCTCGTGATAAAATTTCACAAAGAGCCGAAAATGTTTCAGCAAGTAACGACTTCGATTCAACATcgtgtataaatatatcttttactaCGAGAGAACTGACGATCGACAACAATTAATTGAGACGTTGTAACACGCGAGTCGAAGTTATCGAACTTGAAAATCACTGACGCACATCGGGTCATTTGTAAGTTTTGTAAGTCTTTTTACAGATAGGAACCTGAGAGCAGTCATCGCGTCATTTTAAGTGTTCTCATCCATCAGctcctctatgtgcacaaaatgtgcacattgaactatgtagtcaaatgaatcccgtaggtaatgtgcatgactttttgggtctcttctatgctatgtccattTAGATGCCCAAGAATCATTTAAATGCGAACAAGACACACTGAAGTAAATCAATTCGCTTCCAGAGTTTTGTATCTCTGTATGATTGCGCGACGACtagtaaagttttaattattattggcaCGATCGACATTCTACGACTAGTCtagcacttcacttaattCGCACTCGCGATACCGAACGTATCCCCTTCGAGCAAACTCTTTGGTCGAATGTGCACGCGAACACTTTACACGAAACTAAAGACAAACGTACGATGCCGCGCTTTACACGTGAATACTCTGTTACGTTACGATCTCACAAGTCTCACACACACATGCCTCGCGGGTCGTCTGTTAGCGCGACGGCATTCTAAACACAAaccgtacctgcgcacaatAAATTCTGAACGCGAGACTgcgcgagacacgcacggaaTCAACGAAACGTCCGTCCGAtgcgtccgaccggcgctggagcgcggagcaacatggcggcggcagcggcgtaCGTGACTCAGCGGTAGTCGGCGCAGCCGGCGCAGGCGTGGCGAGTCAACCGCCTAGCGACgccgagtggcgccgactagcgccgagtaccgccgagtctgCCTGCCAGCAGTAACGTACgccactccagcgccggtcggacgttccgtcgactccgtgcgtgtctcgcgttcagaattcattgtgcgcaggtacggtgtGAGGTCGTAGTCGAGGTCGTGTTCatgtgtaaagcgcggcaTCGTGTCTTCGGTTTCGAGCAAAGTGTTCGCGTGCGCATTCGAGCAAAATGTTTGCTCGAAGGGGATACGTTCGGTACAgtatcgcgagtgccaattaagGCCCGGTTCctcaactcacggt
This DNA window, taken from Monomorium pharaonis isolate MP-MQ-018 chromosome 6, ASM1337386v2, whole genome shotgun sequence, encodes the following:
- the LOC105839402 gene encoding methylcrotonoyl-CoA carboxylase beta chain, mitochondrial isoform X1; the protein is MLNRSRYLLKHFRLFVKFYHEEASVIGTTPDTSSPVYQENYTHMKNLVDQLKNTVEKIVEGGGHKAKDRHVSKGKLLPRERINTLLDKNSPFLEFSQLAGYEMYGKDEVPAGGLITGIGRIEGTECMVITNDATVKGGTYYPVTVKKHLRAQEIAEENKLPCIYLIDSGGAYLPKQADVFPDKMHFGRSFYNQANMSAKGIAQIAVVMGSCTAGGAYIPAMADENIIVANQGTIFLAGPPLVKASTGEEVSAEDLGGATLHCRQSGVTDHYAIDDTHALYLARQVVKDLNLQPPMDVKVSKKIELPVHAIDDIYGIVGTNLKRPYDVKEVIARIVDGSKFHEFKAQYGETLVTGFARIYGYPVGIIANNGVLFSESALKGTHFVQLCAQRKIPLIFLQNITGFMVGRDAESGGIAKNGAKMVTAVACAQVPKITVIIGGSYGAGNYGMCGRSYSPRFLYSWPNARISVMGGEQAASVLAQITRDQRAREGKQWTREEEENLKNPIIQQFEKEGSPYYSSARIWDDGVIDPVDTRVVLGLSLSASLNAPIPDTKFGIFRM